ACGGCGACGCCGCAGCCATCTGGACCGAAGGCTCACCCGACGGCGCAGAGGTGCTGAAACGGCTCACGGCGCTGCCCGGCTTTGGGGAGCAGAAGGCAAAGATCTTCCTGGCCCTGCTGGGCAAGCAGCGTGGCCTTGAAGCGCCCGGGTGGCGGGAAGCGGCCGGGAATTACGGGGAAGAAGGCTCCTACCTGTCCGTGGCGGACATCGTGGACCCGGAATCCCTGGCCAAGGTGCGGGCCAGCAAGCAGGCGGCCAAGGCGGCGGCGAAGGCAGGAAAAGAACGTTAATGGCAGTCACCATGAACGACGTCGCCCGCGCGGCCGGCGTTTCGCTCAAAACGGTCTCGAATGTCCTGAACGACTACGAGTTCATCCGCCCGGCCACCAAGCAGCGCGTGCAGGACGCCATTGCCGAGCTGGGCTATGAGGCCAACCTCACCGCCCGCAGCCTGCGCTCAGGCAAGACGTCCATGCTGGGCCTGGTCTTCTCCGACCTCTCGGCACCCTATTACGCTGAACTGGCGTCACGGCTGATGAAGGCCGCATCACGACACGGCTACCGGGTGCTGGTGGAACAGTCCGGCGCTGACGCTTCCGTTGAACTCAGCGCCCTGCACGGGACGTTCCGGCAGCTCACCGACGGGCTGCTCTTTACGCCGCTGGTGGTGGACGCGGACGCCATCGCCGCCCGCGCCGGCACGAAACCCCTGGTGATGCTCGGCGAGCACATCATTGATCCCCGCTTCGACCTGGTCACCATGAAGAACGAGGAAGCCGCGGCTGCGCTGACCACGCACCTGCTGCAGGCCGGCCGCCGTCGTATTGCCGTCATTGGCGCCAACGCCGGGGAGTCCACCGGGACCGCGGGCCTGCGGATGAACGGGTACCGGAAGGCGCTGGAACAGGCGGGCGTCCCGTTCGACGCCGGACTGGTGGCCCCTGCTCAATGGCGCCGCGATACGGGTGCCGCCGCCGTTGCAGGCCTGATGGCATCGGGCGTCCAATTCGACGCCGTCTTCGGCCTGAACGACGTCCTGGCACTCGGCGCGATGCATGAACTGTTGATCCGGGGAGTCAACGTGCCGGGGGACGTGGCGGTGGCAGGCTTTGACGACATTGACGAGGCACGATTCGCGTCCCCGTCCCTGACCACTATCTCCCCGGGCATGGACGAGATCGCGGAGCGTTCGATCAGCCTGCTGCTGGACCGGATCGGCGGCCGCGAAACATCCGGGCAGGGCGTGCACGTGGAATCGGGGTTCGAGCTGAAGATCCGGGAGTCCGCGCCCTAGGTTCGGTCCGGATGATGGACCTGAAACGTGGCGGAAACGTGACCGGCTTAGGCTGGCAGCACACCCCAGGCCGTCGAAGGGAACCCCATGCATCTGATGCCGCGTGAGCAGGAAAAGCTCCTGATCGTGGTGGCCGCCGACCTCGCCCGCCGCCGCCAGGAGCGGGGACTAAAGCTGAACTACCCCGAAGCCGTCGCCATCATCAGCTACGAACTTATCGAGGGTGCCCGGGACGGCAGGACCGTCGCCGACCTCATGAGCTACGGCACCACGCTGCTGGGCCGTGACGACGTCATGGAAGGCGTGCCGGAGATGATCCATGACGTGCAGATCGAGGCCACCTTCCCTGACGGCACCAAGCTGGTCACCGTCCACAACCCGATCCGCTAAGGAGCGCCGCAATGATCCCAGGCGAGTACATCCTCCGGCCCGAACCCGTGACGGCGAACCCCGGCAGGGCGGCCATCGAGGTGGCGGTGACCAACACCGGCGACCGGCCCGTCCAGGTGGGCTCCCACTTCCACTTCGCCGAGGCCAACGCGGCATTGTCCTTTGACCGGGAGGCGGCCTACGGCCGGCGCCTGGACATTCCGGCAGGAACGGCCGCCCGGTTTGAGCCCGGCGACTCCCGCAGCGTGCGGCTGATCGAACTGGCCGGCTCGCGCGAGGTGTACGGGCTCAGCAACGCGGTCAACGGCAGGCTCGCCGGCCAGGGCAAGCCAGAGGACGGTGCCAAGTGAGCTTCGAGATTCCACGCCGGCAATACGCGGACCTGTACGGCCCCACCGCCGGGGACAAAATCCGCCTGGCCGACACCGACCTGTTTCTCGAGATCGAAAAAGACTTCACGGCCTACGGCGAGGAGGTGGTGTTCGGTGGCGGCAAGGTGATCCGCGACGGCATGGGCCAAAACGGCCAGGCCACCCGCGACCAGGACATCCCTGACACCGTCATCACCAACGCCGTCATCCTTGACTACACCGGCATCTACAAGGCCGACATCGCGCTCAAGGACGGCCACATCTTCCGCATCGGCAAGGCCGGCAACCCGCAGATCACGGACGGCGTGGACATCGTGATCGGCGCCAGCACCGAGATCATCGCCGGCGAGCGAAAGATCCTCACCGCCGGCGGCATCGACACCCACATCCACTTCATCTCCCCGGACCAGGTGCCCACCGCCCTGGCCAGCGGAGTGACCACCATGATCGGCGGCGGCACCGGCCCGGCCGAAGGCACCAAAGCCACCACGGTGACCCCCGGAAAATGGCACATCCAGCGGATGCTGCAGGCAGCTGAAGGACTGCCCGTGAACATCGGCCTCTTCGGCAAAGGCCACGCGTCCGCCGTCGAACCCCTCGCCGAGCAGATCCGTGCCGGCGCCATCGGCCTGAAGGTTCACGAGGACTGGGGTTCCACCACTTCCTCGATCGATACCTCCCTCACCGTCGCTGACGAATACGACGTCCAGGTGGCCATCCACACCGACACCCTGAACGAGTGCGGCTTCGTGGAGGACACCATCCGCGCCATCAACGGCCGGGTGATCCACACCTTCCACACCGAAGGCGCCGGCGGCGGACACGCACCGGACATCATCAAGATCGCGGGCATGCCCAACGTCCTGCCCGCCTCCACCAACCCCACGCTGCCCTACACCCGCAACACCATCGAAGAGCACCTGGACATGCTGATGGTCTGCCACCACCTCAACCCGGACATCCCCGAGGACGTGGCCTTCGCCGATTCCCGCATCCGCGCCGAGACCATCGCCGCCGAGGACGTCCTGCAGGACCTGGGCATCTTCTCCATCACCTCCTCCGACTCCCAGGCCATGGGCCGGGTGGGCGAGGTGATCACCCGCACGTGGCAGGTGGCGGACAAGATGAAGAAGCAGCGCGGCGTCCTGGAAGAGGCCGACGGCGGAACCGGCCCGGGCGCCCACGGCTCGCCAGGCAGCGACAACTTCCGGCTGAAGCGGTACGTGGCCAAGTACACGATCAACCCGGCCATCGCGCAGGGCATCGCGGACTCGGTGGGCTCCGTGGAGGTGGGCAAGTTCGCCGACCTGGTCCTCTGGGACCCGGCCTTCTTTGGCGTCAAACCGGAACTGGTGCTTAAGGGCGGGCAGATCGCCTACGCATTGATGGGGGACTCCAACGGGTCCATTCCCACGCCGCAGCCGCGCACCATGCGGCCCATGTTCGCCACGTTCGGCAAGGCAATGCAGCAGTCCTCCATCACCTTCCTGTCCCAGGCCGCCATCGACGCCGGCGTGCCCGAAGAACTGGGGCTGGAGAAGGTCATCCGGCCCGTCTCCGGCATCCGCACCCTCACCAAAGCCGACCTCAAATACAATGACGCAACCCCGGACATCCAGGTGGACCCGGAAACCTACCAAGTGACGGTCGACGGCGAGGACGTCACCTGCGAGCCGTCCGACGTCCTGCCCATGGCGCAGCGCTACTTCCTGTTCTAGAGCACCGGAGAAACCACGTGATCATCGACAAAGTCCTCGGCAACCTGCACGAGCTGCCGGACCCCGAAGCGTACGCCGGCCTGCACCAGGAAAAAGTGGTCCTGCCCAGCGCCCAGCTGGTCAAACGCATCCAGCGCGCCACCACCGACCACGGCAAGGAAATCGGCATCCGCCTCCCCTCCGGCTCCGGTGACCTCCGCGACGGCGACATCCTCCACGTGGAGGAATCCAACATGATCGTGGTGTCAGTCCTGCCCACCGACGTCCTGGTCATCGCACCCCGCACCATCTCCGAAATGGGCGTCACCGCACACTCCCTGGGCAACCGGCACCTCCAGGCACAGTTCTTCGACGCGTCCTCCGAATACGGGGCCGAGGTCATGGTGTGCGCCTACGACCACACCGTCGAGGACTACCTCCGCCACAACTCCGTGCCCTACACCCGCCAGGAACGCGTGCTCCCTGTGCCTTTCCGCCATGCTGAACACTCGCACTGACTCCGCGCCTTCGGCTCCTTCGGTGGGTGCCGGCGCGGGGGCTTCGGCGGGTGATAGGGGCCGTGCCCGCTTCGCGGTGCCCACCACGCCGCGGCCCCTATCACCCGCCTCCGCCCAGTTGGGCGCGTACGTCGCCTTGGGGTCGCGGTTATGAGTTATCAGCTTGCTCTTCAGCAGCTCACTGATTCTGCGCTTCCTACTGGGGCCTTCGCGCACTCGCTTGGGTTTGAGACCTATGTCGACGCCGGTGTTGTCGCTGATGAGGCTGGTTTTGGGGCTTGGTTGTCCGCGTTCATCTCGCAGTCGCTGACTTATTCCGATGGGCTTGCCATTCGGTTCCTTTATGAGGGGGCTGATGTTGGTGAGCTGGATGGTCTTCTTTCTGCTTCTCTTTTGCCGCGGCAGGTTCGTGAGGCGAGCTGCAAGATGGGGCTTCGGTTGCTGGAAATCGGCGCTGAGGTGTTTCCGTCGGCCGAGCTCGCACTGTATCGGGACCTGGTGACCACGGGCCGGGCCGCCGGGCACCAGCCGCTCGCGTTCGCCGTCGTCGCCCGCTCACTGGGCGTTCCGCCCCAGGAGGCGCTCGCCGCCTACCTCTTCGCCACCGTCACCTCCCTGACACAGAACGCCGTGCGGGCCATTCCGCTGGGCCAGAACGCCGGGCAGCGGGTGCTGCGGAAAGCGCACGACGACGTCGCTGCCGCCATCGACACCATCGCGCACCTCACGCCGGACGACTTCGGCGCCGTCAGCCCCGGGCTGGAAATTTCACAAATGCGGCACGAAC
The Sphingomonas faeni genome window above contains:
- a CDS encoding HhH-GPD-type base excision DNA repair protein, whose amino-acid sequence is MELHITGDPAADKLLSEDAFALLTGMLLDQQVTMESAFAGPEKIRSRIGSMKPEAIAAHDPAAFVEMFKERPAVHRFPGSMAARVQALAEAVRNEWDGDAAAIWTEGSPDGAEVLKRLTALPGFGEQKAKIFLALLGKQRGLEAPGWREAAGNYGEEGSYLSVADIVDPESLAKVRASKQAAKAAAKAGKER
- a CDS encoding LacI family DNA-binding transcriptional regulator, coding for MAVTMNDVARAAGVSLKTVSNVLNDYEFIRPATKQRVQDAIAELGYEANLTARSLRSGKTSMLGLVFSDLSAPYYAELASRLMKAASRHGYRVLVEQSGADASVELSALHGTFRQLTDGLLFTPLVVDADAIAARAGTKPLVMLGEHIIDPRFDLVTMKNEEAAAALTTHLLQAGRRRIAVIGANAGESTGTAGLRMNGYRKALEQAGVPFDAGLVAPAQWRRDTGAAAVAGLMASGVQFDAVFGLNDVLALGAMHELLIRGVNVPGDVAVAGFDDIDEARFASPSLTTISPGMDEIAERSISLLLDRIGGRETSGQGVHVESGFELKIRESAP
- a CDS encoding urease subunit gamma, coding for MHLMPREQEKLLIVVAADLARRRQERGLKLNYPEAVAIISYELIEGARDGRTVADLMSYGTTLLGRDDVMEGVPEMIHDVQIEATFPDGTKLVTVHNPIR
- a CDS encoding urease subunit beta gives rise to the protein MIPGEYILRPEPVTANPGRAAIEVAVTNTGDRPVQVGSHFHFAEANAALSFDREAAYGRRLDIPAGTAARFEPGDSRSVRLIELAGSREVYGLSNAVNGRLAGQGKPEDGAK
- the ureC gene encoding urease subunit alpha; its protein translation is MSFEIPRRQYADLYGPTAGDKIRLADTDLFLEIEKDFTAYGEEVVFGGGKVIRDGMGQNGQATRDQDIPDTVITNAVILDYTGIYKADIALKDGHIFRIGKAGNPQITDGVDIVIGASTEIIAGERKILTAGGIDTHIHFISPDQVPTALASGVTTMIGGGTGPAEGTKATTVTPGKWHIQRMLQAAEGLPVNIGLFGKGHASAVEPLAEQIRAGAIGLKVHEDWGSTTSSIDTSLTVADEYDVQVAIHTDTLNECGFVEDTIRAINGRVIHTFHTEGAGGGHAPDIIKIAGMPNVLPASTNPTLPYTRNTIEEHLDMLMVCHHLNPDIPEDVAFADSRIRAETIAAEDVLQDLGIFSITSSDSQAMGRVGEVITRTWQVADKMKKQRGVLEEADGGTGPGAHGSPGSDNFRLKRYVAKYTINPAIAQGIADSVGSVEVGKFADLVLWDPAFFGVKPELVLKGGQIAYALMGDSNGSIPTPQPRTMRPMFATFGKAMQQSSITFLSQAAIDAGVPEELGLEKVIRPVSGIRTLTKADLKYNDATPDIQVDPETYQVTVDGEDVTCEPSDVLPMAQRYFLF
- the ureE gene encoding urease accessory protein UreE codes for the protein MIIDKVLGNLHELPDPEAYAGLHQEKVVLPSAQLVKRIQRATTDHGKEIGIRLPSGSGDLRDGDILHVEESNMIVVSVLPTDVLVIAPRTISEMGVTAHSLGNRHLQAQFFDASSEYGAEVMVCAYDHTVEDYLRHNSVPYTRQERVLPVPFRHAEHSH
- a CDS encoding urease accessory protein UreF encodes the protein MSYQLALQQLTDSALPTGAFAHSLGFETYVDAGVVADEAGFGAWLSAFISQSLTYSDGLAIRFLYEGADVGELDGLLSASLLPRQVREASCKMGLRLLEIGAEVFPSAELALYRDLVTTGRAAGHQPLAFAVVARSLGVPPQEALAAYLFATVTSLTQNAVRAIPLGQNAGQRVLRKAHDDVAAAIDTIAHLTPDDFGAVSPGLEISQMRHERQRARMFMS